A DNA window from Spirochaeta cellobiosiphila DSM 17781 contains the following coding sequences:
- the map gene encoding type I methionyl aminopeptidase: protein MISIKNDEQIKGIRKSCQLLASLYEVIPSRVKPGVTTKELDSFAYDFISKHKGIPAFLGYQGFPGTLCTSVNDEVIHGIPGNRRLKEGDIISIDCGINLDGYISDSAITLAVGQISDQHKKLLEITEKSLYLGIEQALNKNRVKDISRAVEAIARENNLGIVHQYCGHGVGLEVHEDPQIPNYVGRGPNPRLRPGMVLAIEPMLNIGTGDVEVLDDDWTVVTLDEKASAHFEHTVLITENGPEILTKLG, encoded by the coding sequence ATGATTAGCATTAAGAATGATGAACAGATAAAAGGAATTAGAAAGTCCTGTCAATTATTGGCTTCTTTATATGAAGTGATCCCCTCAAGGGTTAAACCAGGTGTAACGACAAAGGAACTTGATTCTTTCGCCTATGACTTTATATCAAAGCATAAGGGAATCCCTGCCTTTTTAGGCTATCAAGGTTTTCCAGGAACGCTCTGTACCAGTGTAAATGATGAAGTCATTCATGGTATTCCAGGGAATAGGAGATTGAAAGAAGGGGATATTATCAGTATTGACTGCGGTATTAATCTTGATGGCTATATTAGTGATTCAGCTATAACCCTGGCTGTTGGTCAGATTTCGGATCAACATAAAAAGTTGCTGGAAATAACAGAGAAATCTCTTTATCTTGGTATTGAGCAAGCCTTGAACAAAAATAGGGTAAAAGACATATCTCGAGCTGTTGAGGCCATAGCCCGTGAGAATAATTTAGGTATTGTTCATCAATATTGTGGACATGGTGTTGGATTAGAAGTTCATGAAGATCCTCAAATCCCTAATTATGTAGGCCGTGGTCCTAATCCTAGACTGAGACCTGGAATGGTATTGGCTATTGAGCCTATGCTTAATATTGGTACGGGAGATGTGGAAGTATTAGATGATGACTGGACTGTTGTAACCCTTGATGAAAAAGCATCAGCCCACTTTGAACATACCGTTCTTATTACAGAAAATGGACCTGAAATACTTACAAAACTAGGATAG
- a CDS encoding trypsin-like peptidase domain-containing protein gives MKNKTIFFLVLIMVSFLTSCTSTVSILSLQSSFRRIASDVRPSVVQVLSSTSGGDNSTPWEYFYNNPDDLNDKIDPKRTSLGSGVIFKNNGSDYYIVTNRHVVADSEDVHVKLYEGPLLEAEVLGVDSRIDIAVLHIKTQLKLRVISIGNSDKLKVGDFAIAIGSPLGLESTVTSGIISATGRRGGPGGNISDFIQTDASINQGNSGGALVNLKGQLIGINTWIATTTGSSVGLGFAIPINNVFNGANDIIETGHVRYGWLGVSFLDINKKTRDSLNISQSKGAFVSQVFIGSPAFTSGIKPGDYVLALNDKNFNSVDELIFDIGKLRPQDQIKLSLVRQGQMKNLNITLGERKDENELASLNPSLWPGIVVDIYEEEDLNGVQVLQVYPRTLFQLSGLRTDDIITQINGREVKTLLEFYTLLNDIDSDAITMKIVRENTDMEINIPLN, from the coding sequence ATGAAGAATAAAACAATTTTCTTTCTTGTCCTCATTATGGTGAGCTTTTTGACGAGCTGTACTTCAACTGTATCTATATTAAGCTTACAGAGCTCTTTTAGACGTATAGCCTCAGATGTTCGCCCTTCTGTTGTACAGGTTTTGTCTTCTACTTCTGGGGGTGACAATAGTACTCCATGGGAATATTTTTATAATAATCCAGATGATTTAAATGATAAAATTGATCCTAAACGCACATCTTTAGGATCGGGAGTCATTTTTAAAAACAACGGATCTGATTACTATATTGTTACAAATCGCCATGTTGTAGCTGATTCTGAAGATGTTCATGTTAAGTTGTATGAAGGCCCTCTTCTTGAGGCGGAAGTCTTAGGCGTTGATTCTCGAATAGATATTGCTGTTCTTCATATTAAGACTCAACTAAAATTAAGAGTTATCTCGATCGGTAACTCGGATAAATTAAAGGTCGGGGACTTTGCTATTGCTATCGGGAGCCCTTTAGGGTTGGAATCTACTGTGACTTCAGGAATCATTAGTGCTACAGGGCGTCGGGGTGGTCCTGGCGGTAATATTAGTGATTTTATCCAAACAGATGCCTCAATCAATCAAGGTAACTCAGGGGGGGCTCTTGTCAATCTGAAAGGCCAACTCATTGGTATCAATACCTGGATTGCTACAACTACCGGTTCTAGTGTTGGACTAGGTTTTGCTATACCCATAAATAATGTCTTTAATGGAGCTAATGATATTATTGAAACAGGCCATGTACGTTACGGATGGTTAGGAGTCAGTTTCCTGGATATCAATAAAAAGACAAGAGATAGCTTGAATATTAGTCAATCAAAGGGTGCCTTTGTATCCCAGGTATTTATCGGTTCTCCAGCCTTTACCAGCGGTATAAAACCTGGGGATTATGTTTTAGCTTTGAATGATAAGAATTTTAATTCAGTCGATGAATTGATTTTTGACATTGGTAAATTACGCCCTCAGGACCAGATAAAGCTGAGTCTGGTACGACAGGGGCAAATGAAAAATCTAAACATCACCCTTGGTGAACGAAAGGATGAAAATGAATTAGCGTCCTTAAATCCTTCATTATGGCCTGGCATTGTGGTTGACATCTATGAGGAAGAGGATTTGAATGGAGTACAGGTTTTACAGGTGTATCCTAGAACGCTATTCCAGCTAAGTGGATTACGAACTGATGATATAATCACTCAAATCAATGGAAGAGAAGTAAAAACTCTATTAGAGTTTTACACACTTCTTAACGATATTGATAGTGATGCCATAACTATGAAGATAGTACGTGAAAATACAGATATGGAAATAAACATTCCATTGAACTAG
- the folD gene encoding bifunctional methylenetetrahydrofolate dehydrogenase/methenyltetrahydrofolate cyclohydrolase FolD, with product MSTIIIDGKALAQNIRHDVANRVSALKEKGITACLAVIILGDDPASQSYVRGKEKACGDVGILSRDYKLSSTTSEEELVLLIEELNRDESVHGILVQLPLPKHINESTIIETIDPNKDVDGFHPNSLGKLMLGQDTFIPCTPHGVIKMLESVDISTEGKNIVIIGRSHIVGSPLSQLLIQKTPTGNATVTICHSRTKNLSDFTKRADIIIAAVGVPQMLTSDMVSDGVVIIDVGVNRVEDSTKAKGYRLVGDVDFEGMLNKASVLTPVPGGVGPMTITMLLFNTIKSAEITFDRR from the coding sequence ATGTCTACAATAATTATAGACGGTAAAGCATTAGCACAAAATATTCGTCATGATGTTGCTAATAGAGTCTCGGCTTTGAAAGAAAAGGGTATTACAGCCTGTTTAGCTGTCATTATTCTGGGGGATGATCCCGCAAGTCAATCTTATGTTAGGGGAAAAGAAAAAGCCTGTGGAGATGTTGGTATTTTAAGCAGAGACTATAAGCTTTCGAGTACTACATCTGAAGAGGAATTGGTTCTCCTTATTGAGGAATTAAACAGGGATGAGTCCGTCCATGGTATTTTAGTGCAATTACCGTTACCAAAACACATTAATGAAAGTACTATTATTGAGACTATTGATCCGAATAAAGATGTGGATGGTTTTCATCCTAATAGTTTAGGTAAATTAATGTTAGGACAGGATACCTTTATTCCCTGTACTCCCCATGGTGTTATTAAAATGTTAGAAAGTGTTGATATCTCGACTGAAGGGAAGAATATCGTCATTATTGGGCGGAGTCATATTGTGGGCTCTCCTTTATCACAATTACTCATTCAGAAGACTCCCACAGGCAATGCAACAGTCACCATTTGTCATAGCAGAACTAAGAACTTATCAGATTTCACGAAGAGAGCGGATATTATTATTGCTGCTGTAGGTGTTCCTCAAATGCTTACTTCTGACATGGTATCTGATGGAGTCGTCATAATTGATGTTGGTGTTAACAGGGTCGAAGATAGTACTAAGGCAAAAGGATATCGATTAGTAGGGGATGTTGATTTTGAAGGAATGCTTAATAAGGCTTCCGTTTTAACTCCTGTTCCTGGTGGAGTTGGTCCTATGACTATTACCATGTTGTTATTTAACACTATTAAGTCAGCAGAAATTACATTTGATAGGAGATGA
- a CDS encoding phosphoribosyltransferase, with amino-acid sequence MHKDFLSYDQMRNNTLKLGHQIIKSGFVPDVIYVSLRGGAYMGNILSEYFKIARKGERPIFYAAVVARSYTDIRQQEGIHVDGWTYSPDHLRHGDKILLVDDIFDSGNTINHLVNIILEKGIPREDIKVAVHDYKIFTEGKLQQPIHPDFYCRKHIIEKPEEDKWIHYMSHELVGLTRDELEKNYFSKDEKLREVFDFLGE; translated from the coding sequence ATGCATAAAGACTTTCTGTCATATGATCAAATGAGGAATAACACATTAAAGTTAGGACATCAAATAATAAAGAGTGGTTTTGTCCCTGATGTTATCTATGTAAGTCTACGAGGCGGAGCTTATATGGGGAATATTCTAAGTGAGTACTTTAAAATAGCCCGTAAAGGGGAACGTCCTATATTCTATGCTGCAGTTGTAGCTCGTTCATACACTGATATCAGACAACAAGAAGGTATTCATGTAGATGGTTGGACTTATAGTCCTGATCATCTAAGACATGGGGATAAGATCTTATTAGTTGATGATATTTTTGACTCCGGTAATACCATTAATCATTTAGTTAATATCATCCTTGAGAAGGGCATCCCTCGTGAAGATATTAAAGTCGCTGTTCATGATTATAAGATATTTACTGAAGGGAAGTTACAGCAACCAATACATCCTGATTTCTATTGTCGTAAACATATAATTGAGAAACCAGAAGAAGATAAATGGATTCACTACATGAGTCATGAGCTAGTAGGTTTAACAAGGGATGAATTAGAAAAAAATTACTTTAGTAAAGATGAAAAATTAAGAGAGGTATTCGACTTCCTCGGTGAATAA
- a CDS encoding SPOR domain-containing protein → MSRSRYLLFFPLILSFPLFGDTNYQEKISSLTTHQDEQSKVAEAQIYDLIPDYSKSELVWLELYNTYKKERYWYQVLLHRVYLGTDISEQDLNLLDGQLKGRSDLINIVRGSYVNNSLMNSNTPFFLLGQEFDSSVHSNQVIIQVGVYSHKNYADLMINTLKKLGFVPELRQSNSFYKVMIKVIDNKLNESVNVLSNNNIEYLILP, encoded by the coding sequence ATGAGCCGAAGTAGGTATCTTTTATTTTTTCCATTGATACTCTCTTTTCCTCTCTTTGGGGATACTAATTATCAAGAAAAGATCTCTTCTCTAACTACTCATCAAGATGAGCAGTCAAAGGTTGCTGAAGCCCAAATATATGATTTGATACCTGACTATTCTAAGTCTGAGTTAGTTTGGTTGGAATTATATAATACCTATAAAAAAGAAAGATATTGGTATCAGGTATTGTTACATAGAGTCTATTTAGGTACAGATATTTCTGAGCAAGACTTAAATTTGCTAGATGGTCAACTAAAGGGCCGTAGTGACTTGATTAATATAGTAAGAGGTTCTTATGTTAATAATAGCTTGATGAATAGTAACACTCCCTTTTTTCTTTTAGGACAGGAGTTTGATTCATCAGTTCATTCCAATCAAGTAATAATTCAAGTTGGGGTCTATAGTCATAAAAATTATGCTGACTTAATGATTAATACTCTTAAGAAGTTAGGTTTCGTACCAGAGCTTAGACAAAGTAATTCTTTTTACAAGGTAATGATCAAAGTAATCGATAATAAA
- a CDS encoding TP0733 family outer membrane beta-barrel protein, translated as MRKTHFRILLLILVLFPSMLFAVDDDRMEETYVLGNRTFSINLGAGVPLFFQDFDGKSYSANLDLGMHGSLEMDFFLNNYFRTGISIGGMISGGPNDDNLYMVPIVWENIYELRRYPFLIPLSLGIGMNVSQYKDITQKDLIVKPGLGAYYYINSEWAFGLDLDYWWVPQIYNRDDISNDQSRIGNFLGVTIGALYHF; from the coding sequence ATGAGAAAGACTCACTTTAGAATTCTGTTATTAATACTTGTATTGTTTCCCTCAATGTTATTTGCAGTAGATGATGACAGGATGGAAGAAACTTACGTACTAGGCAACAGAACTTTTTCAATTAATTTAGGAGCAGGAGTTCCCCTGTTCTTTCAGGACTTCGATGGTAAATCTTATTCTGCGAATCTAGATTTAGGAATGCATGGTTCTCTGGAAATGGATTTTTTTCTAAATAACTATTTTAGAACAGGTATCTCCATTGGTGGAATGATTAGCGGGGGTCCCAATGATGATAATTTATATATGGTGCCCATTGTCTGGGAAAATATCTATGAACTAAGAAGATACCCCTTTTTAATCCCCCTTTCTTTGGGTATTGGAATGAACGTAAGTCAGTATAAGGATATTACTCAAAAGGACCTTATTGTAAAACCTGGACTCGGAGCTTACTATTACATCAATTCTGAATGGGCCTTTGGTTTAGATCTAGATTACTGGTGGGTTCCGCAAATCTATAATCGTGACGATATAAGTAATGATCAAAGTCGTATAGGAAATTTCCTAGGTGTAACAATCGGCGCCCTTTACCACTTTTAA
- a CDS encoding FN3 associated domain-containing protein gives MKIRSLVTVLLLSSTLLFAQENDDINFSVKEGIYRDNQTLIIETANQDYGNVKYSFDKDGPFYRYVGPINLSAAIGEKRSYNVYAKLESTIISHKYVIDRSLPQAPIPLLTSGTYWGDQELRFAPNPLGLYYTINSNNDDLHYLKNGESLQLKAPSHGEKLYELLVYSSSSGNKSDLIKLRYNIKAVSLSSDLNILSPVQGDYVNAQLLYIDHSNFEWIKYTTDNTDPEKNGLFYNEPIMLDEIGLVRLKVVGMTISNQQLIRKEVLYKVNTAIEEPVSFDSGVYNHKIDLDMSKIKGQIFYSFSDSSDNNYYSFTSPINIPKHNKALYYTPFSFKVKKSDNRFGPVHRYFFIVDDRDYVKPYLDKTWLSNNEVFLNIIGHPGSRIFFNLDNKGYQIYKTPLDITVDGVSHDIQFYAQYSEGRRTEVVKEQIPPLKVIDDQELASFERGDQGRYTLNKLSKLDSLFVRFISNDEDSGYIPFTKNIDFKIPLGYAKNITFQFRAEEADQVLQSSIEAQLNNKPYSTPSISVIGRTINLTGQGKLFLIINDGKSEKTLPYVSPFSLNTPSLKFNEYHIKAYSIDDNDNKSQVSNEHIITIDNRNPSITDIKGVQDGGVYNKEVLSLFLSSTGQNTVIRYNFTDDGTEPDTPSVDSLQYNGQISIRTDLNQRKNYWYKFKAFREDYEPSSIKDIKFEVDRSIPELPQINVPDQSYVTNKDFELEMSSVETGDLIFYSLASTEESLSNPLEKGNIYTNSISLIGVDNEDTHYFLRVAVRDKAGNIQTEQRVYHITIDKTIPLPPDITLSHTEEAVSVAISGASEGKLYYRYTKSENEPFRLYNSPLIISYPTDNIEQLQVESFFVENSGNKSPTSRSSTIVLDGRLPQPVNPPSIIYYGDKVGISFNSNDDQLIYYRVQGDSDYQPVQETLVFSLENIRDRYIEAYSQLPNGRKGSPQTFMISSKQINELPLEGVQDGDISNTGITLRATNPEIGFRYELFLSDMKDVSVSEYSPLMKDKLDIDVNPGESKSFKLLLQPILLKTNKTIGDIKQVSFTIDRLPPSTPIVEGVEDKGIYSQEVRIELKGNGDIHYVLTNTTTGEETEQVYKEPFYVNVDKGVIAEYQLKYYAIDQAKNKSDMRNIDFSIDRAIVYVSVTGQDDNNGTRDYPVRSIDKALAIIRDTGKSAIFLSKGEFVLNKPFQITKDNFYIRGGLDVSNWFDTSESSTLITGPYFKTSRALFEVKGGNLTVQNLDFKLKKKSVEYLYNMSSGSIIFKDYQYVMDSPEYDHFLVATGGRIDIKNSHFVITNSQEMDDVFQLGDVEVIVSDSRFELEKVGQFTLFSLLNKGSLSIASSQITTNHTNTGNIIKGFNTSISIEESRLNQSNAKGVHNGILLSDSQLSINSSLFMNKDMSNSTAIKVSGTTVDLSNNQYVSNEVMNQRWIDLNKSNLTINRSSFNGGKNVDFFNLISSYSSQVYMVNSFVNLDQSSMINLFNFKRDSVKLINNTIYVQNYRKVIGLQSHDVTQLHIINNIYMGNNGSSTAFDIVDTKDLQIKNNNISDWNIIELNNKLLNIDDLNRWDDEAFGGHVDSNINQNFNSTFTNGILSKNSIYHLRSDSDSVNGGITYEGPLLDLDWHQDVRPDGSTHIPDIGAEEF, from the coding sequence ATGAAAATACGAAGTTTGGTTACAGTTTTATTACTCTCAAGCACTTTACTTTTTGCTCAGGAAAATGATGACATTAATTTTAGTGTCAAAGAGGGAATCTACAGAGATAACCAAACTTTAATCATTGAAACGGCAAATCAGGACTATGGTAATGTAAAATATAGTTTTGATAAGGATGGTCCTTTTTACCGATATGTTGGCCCCATTAACTTAAGTGCTGCTATCGGTGAAAAGCGTTCTTACAACGTTTATGCAAAATTAGAATCAACAATAATTAGCCATAAATATGTGATTGATCGTAGTCTTCCCCAAGCTCCTATCCCTTTATTAACTTCAGGTACTTATTGGGGGGACCAAGAACTTCGCTTTGCTCCTAATCCGTTAGGCCTCTATTACACTATAAATAGTAATAACGATGATCTCCATTACTTAAAGAACGGAGAAAGCCTTCAATTAAAAGCTCCCTCCCATGGGGAGAAACTATATGAATTACTGGTTTATAGTTCTTCTTCGGGCAATAAAAGTGATTTGATCAAGTTAAGATATAATATAAAAGCTGTTTCTTTAAGTTCTGATCTTAATATTCTCAGCCCCGTGCAGGGGGATTATGTTAATGCACAATTGCTATACATAGACCATTCTAATTTTGAATGGATTAAATATACCACTGATAATACAGACCCAGAGAAAAATGGCTTATTCTATAATGAACCTATAATGCTGGATGAAATTGGCCTAGTTCGTTTGAAAGTTGTTGGGATGACCATTTCAAATCAACAGCTTATTCGAAAAGAAGTTTTATATAAAGTTAATACAGCAATTGAAGAGCCTGTGTCATTCGATAGCGGTGTTTATAATCATAAGATTGATCTGGATATGTCTAAGATTAAGGGGCAAATATTTTATTCCTTTTCTGATAGTTCAGATAATAACTATTATTCTTTTACAAGTCCCATTAATATACCTAAGCATAATAAGGCCTTATACTATACGCCTTTTTCCTTTAAAGTTAAAAAGTCAGATAATCGCTTTGGCCCTGTTCATCGATACTTTTTTATTGTTGACGATAGGGATTATGTTAAACCTTATCTCGATAAGACATGGCTAAGTAATAATGAAGTATTTCTTAATATAATTGGTCATCCTGGTAGTCGTATTTTTTTCAATTTGGATAATAAGGGTTATCAAATCTATAAGACCCCTCTGGATATTACCGTAGATGGGGTGTCTCATGACATTCAGTTCTATGCTCAGTATTCTGAGGGTAGAAGAACAGAAGTTGTGAAGGAACAAATACCTCCATTGAAGGTTATTGACGATCAAGAGTTAGCTTCTTTTGAAAGGGGTGACCAGGGCAGATATACTCTCAATAAGCTAAGCAAACTGGATTCTCTTTTTGTTCGTTTTATTTCTAATGATGAAGATAGTGGATACATACCTTTTACTAAGAATATTGATTTTAAGATTCCCCTTGGATATGCTAAAAATATTACCTTTCAATTTAGAGCAGAAGAGGCAGATCAAGTCCTTCAAAGTTCTATTGAAGCTCAACTAAATAATAAACCTTATTCTACACCTAGTATTTCTGTTATAGGAAGAACCATTAATTTAACTGGACAGGGGAAACTTTTTCTGATCATTAATGACGGTAAGAGCGAAAAAACGTTACCCTATGTGTCACCTTTTTCCTTGAACACTCCAAGTTTGAAGTTTAATGAATACCATATAAAGGCTTATAGTATTGATGACAATGACAATAAAAGCCAAGTAAGTAACGAACATATTATCACCATCGATAACCGCAACCCTAGTATTACGGATATTAAGGGAGTACAGGATGGTGGGGTCTATAATAAAGAAGTTTTATCTTTATTCTTGAGCAGTACCGGACAAAACACAGTTATAAGATACAATTTTACTGATGATGGTACGGAACCTGATACTCCCAGTGTCGATTCTTTACAGTATAACGGGCAAATCAGCATTAGAACTGATCTTAATCAAAGAAAGAACTACTGGTATAAGTTCAAAGCTTTTAGGGAAGACTACGAACCCAGCTCTATTAAAGATATAAAATTTGAGGTTGATAGATCGATTCCCGAACTTCCTCAGATTAACGTTCCCGATCAAAGTTATGTTACTAATAAAGATTTTGAACTCGAGATGAGTAGTGTAGAAACGGGTGATCTTATTTTCTATAGTCTTGCCTCTACGGAAGAATCATTGAGTAATCCTCTAGAAAAGGGAAATATCTATACAAACAGTATATCTCTTATTGGTGTTGATAATGAGGATACCCATTATTTCTTACGTGTTGCTGTGAGGGACAAAGCAGGTAATATACAAACAGAGCAGAGGGTTTATCACATCACAATTGATAAGACGATTCCCTTACCTCCTGATATCACATTATCTCACACAGAGGAAGCCGTATCAGTCGCAATAAGTGGAGCCTCAGAGGGAAAGCTTTATTATCGTTATACCAAATCAGAGAATGAACCTTTCCGTTTGTACAATAGCCCTCTCATTATTTCTTATCCCACAGATAATATTGAGCAATTACAAGTTGAGTCTTTCTTTGTTGAAAATAGTGGGAATAAGAGTCCTACCTCAAGATCTTCTACCATTGTATTAGATGGAAGATTACCTCAACCTGTTAATCCTCCTAGTATCATATATTATGGTGACAAAGTGGGAATATCTTTCAATAGTAATGATGATCAATTGATATACTATCGTGTTCAAGGAGATTCTGATTATCAGCCAGTACAAGAAACCCTTGTATTCTCCTTGGAAAATATTCGCGATCGATATATTGAAGCGTATTCCCAGTTGCCAAATGGAAGAAAGGGCTCTCCTCAAACCTTTATGATTAGTTCCAAACAAATCAATGAACTCCCTTTGGAAGGTGTTCAGGACGGAGATATTAGTAATACTGGGATAACATTAAGAGCCACAAATCCTGAAATTGGTTTTCGCTATGAGTTGTTTTTATCTGATATGAAGGATGTTAGCGTATCGGAATATTCTCCTCTTATGAAAGATAAGCTGGATATAGATGTTAATCCAGGAGAATCAAAAAGTTTTAAACTTCTACTTCAACCTATACTTTTGAAAACAAATAAAACAATTGGTGATATTAAGCAAGTTAGTTTTACTATCGATAGACTACCTCCCTCAACACCTATTGTAGAAGGTGTTGAAGATAAAGGCATTTATAGCCAGGAAGTGAGAATTGAGCTCAAAGGTAATGGAGATATTCATTATGTTCTCACCAATACCACGACAGGTGAGGAGACAGAACAGGTCTATAAAGAACCCTTTTATGTGAATGTTGACAAGGGGGTAATTGCTGAATACCAGTTAAAATATTATGCCATAGATCAAGCAAAGAACAAGAGCGATATGAGAAATATCGACTTTTCAATTGATAGAGCAATTGTTTATGTTTCTGTAACAGGACAGGATGATAATAATGGTACAAGAGATTATCCAGTGCGATCTATTGATAAGGCTCTCGCCATTATTAGAGATACGGGTAAATCGGCAATATTTCTTAGTAAGGGTGAATTTGTATTAAACAAGCCCTTTCAAATAACTAAAGATAATTTCTATATCCGCGGCGGTTTAGATGTCTCTAACTGGTTTGATACCTCTGAATCCTCCACACTCATAACAGGTCCATATTTTAAGACTTCACGAGCACTATTTGAGGTGAAGGGAGGAAATTTAACTGTACAGAATCTTGATTTTAAACTGAAAAAAAAGAGTGTTGAATATCTGTATAATATGTCTTCTGGATCAATAATCTTTAAGGATTATCAATATGTGATGGATTCTCCTGAATATGATCACTTTCTTGTGGCTACTGGTGGTCGGATAGACATTAAAAATAGTCATTTTGTTATTACAAATTCACAAGAGATGGATGATGTCTTTCAATTAGGGGATGTTGAGGTCATTGTGTCTGACTCTCGCTTCGAACTGGAAAAGGTTGGACAATTTACTTTGTTTTCTTTGTTGAATAAGGGATCCCTTTCCATTGCAAGTAGTCAAATTACAACAAATCATACTAATACAGGTAATATTATAAAAGGTTTTAATACCTCCATAAGCATTGAGGAATCACGCCTTAATCAAAGCAATGCTAAAGGGGTGCACAATGGGATTCTCCTAAGTGATTCTCAACTTTCTATAAATTCCTCTTTATTTATGAATAAAGATATGAGTAATAGTACGGCTATTAAAGTTTCAGGTACAACTGTTGATCTATCTAATAATCAATATGTGTCAAACGAGGTGATGAATCAAAGATGGATAGATTTGAATAAATCAAATCTTACTATTAATAGATCTTCCTTTAATGGAGGAAAGAATGTAGATTTTTTCAATCTTATCTCTTCTTATTCTTCTCAGGTATATATGGTAAATTCTTTTGTCAACCTGGATCAGAGTTCTATGATTAATCTGTTTAATTTTAAAAGAGATTCTGTAAAGTTGATAAATAATACAATCTATGTTCAAAATTATAGAAAGGTTATTGGTCTACAGTCTCATGATGTTACCCAATTACATATCATTAATAATATCTATATGGGCAATAATGGATCGTCTACTGCTTTTGATATAGTAGATACAAAAGATTTACAGATTAAAAATAACAACATAAGTGATTGGAATATAATAGAATTAAATAATAAATTATTAAATATAGATGATTTAAACCGTTGGGATGATGAGGCTTTTGGTGGGCATGTAGATAGCAATATAAACCAGAACTTTAATAGTACTTTCACCAATGGTATACTGTCCAAAAATAGTATCTATCATTTGCGTTCTGATTCAGATAGCGTTAATGGTGGCATAACTTATGAAGGTCCCTTATTAGATTTAGACTGGCATCAAGATGTAAGACCTGATGGTTCAACACATATTCCTGATATAGGGGCAGAAGAGTTTTAA
- a CDS encoding DUF1049 domain-containing protein, translated as MPWRMFMFFISLGVIIIFIALNLENRVNISFGFYVFQNVPVFIALFFSFLFGGIIMIPFTFKHKVKSTKKVKEDEPK; from the coding sequence ATGCCTTGGCGTATGTTTATGTTTTTTATATCTCTAGGAGTCATTATTATCTTTATAGCTTTGAATTTGGAGAATCGTGTTAATATTTCCTTTGGATTTTATGTTTTTCAAAATGTTCCTGTGTTTATTGCCTTGTTTTTTTCATTTTTGTTCGGTGGCATAATTATGATACCCTTTACTTTCAAGCATAAAGTTAAGAGCACGAAAAAGGTAAAGGAAGATGAGCCGAAGTAG